Proteins co-encoded in one Myotis daubentonii chromosome 8, mMyoDau2.1, whole genome shotgun sequence genomic window:
- the BMP2 gene encoding bone morphogenetic protein 2 isoform X1 → MSEELRGEWEGESLKAQELGPFHSPKRPSFRCSEVSPQMAQARSTMVAGTRCLLALLLPQVLLGGAASLIPELGRRKFAASAGRSSSQPSDDVLSEFELRLLSMFGLKQRPTPSRDAVVPPYMLDLYRRHSGQPGAPAPDHRLERAASLANTVRSFHHEESLEELPEMSGKTTRRFFFNLTSIPTEEFITSAELQVFREQMQETLENNSSFHHRINIYEIIKPAAGNSKFPVTRLLDTRLVNQNASRWESFDVTPAVMRWTAQRLANHGFVVEVAHLEENPGVSKRHVRISRSLHQDEHSWSQIRPLLVTFGHDGKGRPLHKREKRQAKHKQRKRLKSSCKRHPLYVDFSDVGWNDWIVAPPGYHAFYCHGECPFPLADHLNSTNHAIVQTLVNSVNSKIPKACCVPTELSAISMLYLDENEKVVLKNYQDMVVEGCGCR, encoded by the exons CCTAGCTTCCGCTGCTCTGAAGTATCCCCGCAAATGGCGCAAGCCAG GTCGACCATGGTGGCCGGGACCCGCTGTCTTCTAGCGTTGCTGCTTCCCCAGGTCCTCCTGGGCGGCGCGGCCAGCCTCATTCCCGAGCTGGGCCGGAGGAAGTTCGCGGCGTCAGCTGGCCGCTCCTCGTCCCAGCCCTCGGACGACGTCCTGAGCGAGTTCGAGTTGCGGCTGCTCAGCATGTTCGGCCTGAAGCAGAGacccacccccagcagggacgCTGTGGTGCCCCCCTACATGCTGGACCTGTACCGCCGGCACTCGGGCCAGCCGGGCGCGCCCGCCCCGGACCACCGGCTGGAGAGGGCAGCTAGCCTCGCCAACACGGTGCGCAGCTTCCACCACGAAG AATCTTTGGAAGAACTGCCTGAAATGAGTGGAAAAACAACCCGGCGATTCTTCTTCAACTTAACTTCCATCCCCACCGAGGAGTTTATCACCTCAGCCGAACTTCAGGTTTTTCGGGAACAGATGCAGGAAACTTTGGAAAACAATAGCAGTTTCCATCACcgaataaatatttatgaaattataaaacCTGCAGCAGGCAACTCGAAGTTCCCCGTGACCAGACTTTTGGACACCAGGTTGGTGAATCAGAATGCCAGCAGATGGGAGAGTTTCGACGTCACCCCTGCGGTGATGCGGTGGACCGCGCAGAGACTCGCCAACCACGGGTTCGTAGTGGAAGTGGCCCACTTAGAGGAGAACCCGGGTGTCTCCAAGAGACACGTTAGGATTAGCAGGTCTTTGCACCAAGACGAGCACAGCTGGTCCCAAATCAGACCGCTGTTGGTAACGTTTGGCCATGATGGGAAAGGACGTCCTCTGCACAAAAGAGAAAAGCGTCAAGCGAAACACAAGCAGCGCAAACGCCTCAAGTCCAGCTGTAAGCGGCACCCTCTGTATGTGGACTTCAGCGACGTGGGGTGGAATGACTGGATCGTAGCCCCCCCAGGGTATCATGCCTTTTACTGCCATGGGGAGTGCCCCTTTCCCCTGGCCGATCACCTGAACTCCACTAATCACGCCATTGTTCAGACGTTGGTCAACTCCGTTAACTCTAAGATTCCTAAGGCGTGCTGTGTCCCCACGGAACTGAGTGCTATCTCCATGCTGTACCTTGACGAAAACGAAAAGGTCGTATTAAAGAACTATCAGGACATGGTTGTGGAGGGTTGCGGGTGTCGTTag
- the BMP2 gene encoding bone morphogenetic protein 2 isoform X2 — translation MVAGTRCLLALLLPQVLLGGAASLIPELGRRKFAASAGRSSSQPSDDVLSEFELRLLSMFGLKQRPTPSRDAVVPPYMLDLYRRHSGQPGAPAPDHRLERAASLANTVRSFHHEESLEELPEMSGKTTRRFFFNLTSIPTEEFITSAELQVFREQMQETLENNSSFHHRINIYEIIKPAAGNSKFPVTRLLDTRLVNQNASRWESFDVTPAVMRWTAQRLANHGFVVEVAHLEENPGVSKRHVRISRSLHQDEHSWSQIRPLLVTFGHDGKGRPLHKREKRQAKHKQRKRLKSSCKRHPLYVDFSDVGWNDWIVAPPGYHAFYCHGECPFPLADHLNSTNHAIVQTLVNSVNSKIPKACCVPTELSAISMLYLDENEKVVLKNYQDMVVEGCGCR, via the exons ATGGTGGCCGGGACCCGCTGTCTTCTAGCGTTGCTGCTTCCCCAGGTCCTCCTGGGCGGCGCGGCCAGCCTCATTCCCGAGCTGGGCCGGAGGAAGTTCGCGGCGTCAGCTGGCCGCTCCTCGTCCCAGCCCTCGGACGACGTCCTGAGCGAGTTCGAGTTGCGGCTGCTCAGCATGTTCGGCCTGAAGCAGAGacccacccccagcagggacgCTGTGGTGCCCCCCTACATGCTGGACCTGTACCGCCGGCACTCGGGCCAGCCGGGCGCGCCCGCCCCGGACCACCGGCTGGAGAGGGCAGCTAGCCTCGCCAACACGGTGCGCAGCTTCCACCACGAAG AATCTTTGGAAGAACTGCCTGAAATGAGTGGAAAAACAACCCGGCGATTCTTCTTCAACTTAACTTCCATCCCCACCGAGGAGTTTATCACCTCAGCCGAACTTCAGGTTTTTCGGGAACAGATGCAGGAAACTTTGGAAAACAATAGCAGTTTCCATCACcgaataaatatttatgaaattataaaacCTGCAGCAGGCAACTCGAAGTTCCCCGTGACCAGACTTTTGGACACCAGGTTGGTGAATCAGAATGCCAGCAGATGGGAGAGTTTCGACGTCACCCCTGCGGTGATGCGGTGGACCGCGCAGAGACTCGCCAACCACGGGTTCGTAGTGGAAGTGGCCCACTTAGAGGAGAACCCGGGTGTCTCCAAGAGACACGTTAGGATTAGCAGGTCTTTGCACCAAGACGAGCACAGCTGGTCCCAAATCAGACCGCTGTTGGTAACGTTTGGCCATGATGGGAAAGGACGTCCTCTGCACAAAAGAGAAAAGCGTCAAGCGAAACACAAGCAGCGCAAACGCCTCAAGTCCAGCTGTAAGCGGCACCCTCTGTATGTGGACTTCAGCGACGTGGGGTGGAATGACTGGATCGTAGCCCCCCCAGGGTATCATGCCTTTTACTGCCATGGGGAGTGCCCCTTTCCCCTGGCCGATCACCTGAACTCCACTAATCACGCCATTGTTCAGACGTTGGTCAACTCCGTTAACTCTAAGATTCCTAAGGCGTGCTGTGTCCCCACGGAACTGAGTGCTATCTCCATGCTGTACCTTGACGAAAACGAAAAGGTCGTATTAAAGAACTATCAGGACATGGTTGTGGAGGGTTGCGGGTGTCGTTag